One window of the Allosaccharopolyspora coralli genome contains the following:
- a CDS encoding Na+/H+ antiporter NhaA yields the protein MFFFVVGLEVRQEFAHGALRDTSRARLAVIAGVASVALPALVYVLVVGAAGAEGIEGWGAVVGTDTAFMLGALAIVGPRLSGQLRVFLLTLTVVDDFLAVSIIGIFYSEEIRIVPLLVALACLLALWLLGRSRQWSAAPYVLIVLGLWLATLSSGVHASLAGMIAGLLIPAYPTRRHKVVAARQLFRDFWQSPSASSARAVGRGLSRGVSVNERLHEYLRLPTALLAVPIFALANAGVDLRGGLLVDSLGSPVTWGVVAGLVLGKLLGIGLATLLAVRLGAGRLPEGVGMGSVFGGAALSGIGFTVSLLIIGLAFGTTSDLGRQATLGVFVAMVLACVLGWAIFKVAARRWGEETADLPMTLEPPVDPEVDHIRGPEDAQLTLVEFVDFECPFCAHATGSWEDLHERFGDDLRYVVRHLPHHPHGPIAARAAEAAANQGMFWPWLDFVFTRQHALERDNLVDYAVELGLDVETFTEDLDSAEVAKRVERDAASAADSGAHATPTFFVEGCRLLGSYDARTLTAMLESSRRGTRTQEIPA from the coding sequence GTGTTCTTCTTCGTCGTTGGGCTCGAGGTGCGTCAGGAGTTCGCCCACGGGGCGCTGAGGGACACCAGCCGTGCCCGTCTCGCCGTGATCGCCGGGGTCGCGAGTGTGGCTCTCCCCGCGCTGGTGTACGTCCTCGTCGTCGGTGCGGCCGGTGCCGAGGGCATCGAAGGCTGGGGAGCTGTGGTCGGCACCGACACCGCGTTCATGCTGGGCGCGCTCGCGATCGTCGGCCCTCGCCTGTCCGGTCAGCTGCGCGTCTTCCTCCTTACCCTGACGGTGGTCGACGACTTCCTCGCGGTGTCGATCATCGGCATCTTCTACAGCGAGGAGATCCGCATCGTCCCGCTGCTGGTCGCCCTCGCGTGCCTTCTCGCGCTGTGGCTGCTCGGACGCTCCCGCCAATGGAGCGCGGCTCCGTACGTGCTGATTGTCCTCGGGCTATGGCTGGCCACGCTCTCCTCAGGCGTCCACGCATCGCTCGCGGGGATGATCGCTGGCCTCCTCATCCCCGCGTACCCGACGCGGCGGCACAAGGTGGTCGCCGCCCGGCAGCTGTTCCGCGACTTCTGGCAATCGCCGAGCGCGTCTTCGGCCCGTGCCGTCGGCCGGGGGCTGTCTCGGGGCGTCTCGGTCAATGAGCGCCTGCACGAGTACCTCCGGCTGCCCACCGCGCTGCTGGCTGTGCCGATCTTCGCCCTGGCCAACGCAGGGGTGGACCTGCGGGGCGGGCTGCTCGTCGACTCGCTCGGCTCGCCGGTCACGTGGGGCGTCGTCGCGGGGCTCGTGCTCGGCAAGCTCTTGGGGATCGGGCTCGCGACGCTTTTGGCCGTCCGACTGGGTGCGGGGCGCCTGCCGGAAGGCGTCGGGATGGGCAGCGTGTTCGGGGGCGCGGCGCTGTCGGGCATTGGTTTCACCGTGTCACTGCTGATCATCGGGCTCGCCTTCGGCACCACCTCCGACCTCGGCCGTCAGGCGACTCTCGGCGTGTTCGTTGCTATGGTGCTCGCTTGCGTGCTGGGGTGGGCGATCTTCAAGGTCGCCGCCCGCAGGTGGGGCGAGGAGACCGCGGATCTGCCGATGACGCTGGAGCCGCCGGTGGATCCGGAGGTCGACCACATCCGCGGCCCGGAGGACGCCCAGCTCACGCTCGTGGAGTTCGTGGACTTCGAGTGCCCGTTCTGCGCGCACGCCACCGGCTCTTGGGAGGATCTGCACGAGCGCTTCGGCGACGACCTGCGCTACGTGGTGCGCCATCTTCCGCATCACCCGCACGGGCCGATCGCCGCCAGGGCGGCCGAGGCGGCGGCGAATCAAGGCATGTTCTGGCCGTGGCTCGACTTCGTGTTCACCCGCCAGCACGCCCTGGAGCGCGACAACCTCGTCGACTACGCCGTCGAGCTCGGCCTCGACGTCGAGACATTCACCGAGGACCTCGACAGCGCGGAGGTCGCCAAGCGAGTCGAGCGAGACGCCGCGAGCGCGGCGGACAGCGGCGCGCACGCCACTCCGACCTTCTTCGTGGAGGGCTGCCGCCTGCTGGGCAGCTACGACGCGCGCACCCTGACGGCGATGCTGGAGTCCAGCCGCCGTGGCACCCGCACCCAGGAGATCCCGGCCTGA
- a CDS encoding DUF4186 domain-containing protein, translating into MTEGAHDPGDASEHVGTAIDQDRLDARLARIARIPFRAKFHLRPPELAYAASRGPETIARHAKELIDARLAPAHPQKDGRQTPWGGHPVFRAQHATATCCRKCLQINHEIIRGHELSEREREYVVHVICRWIELESQAGSTRAPPPPPTLF; encoded by the coding sequence ATGACCGAGGGTGCGCACGATCCCGGCGACGCTTCGGAGCATGTCGGCACGGCCATTGACCAGGACCGGCTGGACGCTCGGCTGGCGCGCATCGCCCGGATCCCCTTCCGCGCGAAGTTCCACCTGCGCCCTCCCGAGCTCGCCTATGCCGCGTCGCGCGGACCGGAGACCATCGCTCGGCACGCGAAGGAGCTCATCGACGCGCGGCTCGCCCCGGCGCACCCGCAGAAGGACGGCAGACAGACCCCCTGGGGCGGACACCCCGTCTTCCGCGCCCAGCACGCCACCGCGACCTGCTGCAGGAAGTGCTTGCAGATCAACCACGAGATCATCCGGGGGCACGAGCTCAGCGAGCGTGAGCGGGAATACGTCGTCCACGTCATCTGCAGGTGGATCGAGCTCGAGAGTCAGGCGGGCTCGACTCGTGCCCCGCCACCGCCTCCGACCCTGTTCTGA
- a CDS encoding helix-turn-helix domain-containing protein, with translation MGQETTSLPRLTSFSTGRAPRGDEIDYWRQARREAYVSVRTDPVDTGFGGEIGLGQYTDFRLSTKRARAEEVKRSRSDIAQSHDDQEYLYFLFQLRGNLLVEQAGRAALATPGSLVIYDSATPFTLRTKEYYEQAVLELPADEAFARAGVSRSDYLLAKTFDCDGAMGSVAAFFVNLARTQASDPHGAHRLEPQAPALGASLIGLLSPPRPHADAPDAARRSQVLAYMRAHLADPDLDSQGIAVGLHLSRRTLFRLFEGTGESVMGQLRSLRLERARVMLRAQPDKPISSIALELGFSGPVQFYRAFRTTAGMTPGEYREIAALEGTPAQAASEPGS, from the coding sequence ATGGGACAGGAGACCACCTCGCTGCCGCGCCTGACGTCCTTCTCGACGGGGCGTGCCCCACGGGGCGACGAGATCGACTACTGGCGTCAGGCCCGGCGAGAGGCGTACGTCTCGGTCAGGACCGACCCCGTCGACACCGGATTCGGCGGCGAGATCGGTCTGGGGCAATACACCGACTTCCGCCTATCCACCAAACGGGCTCGAGCCGAGGAGGTCAAGCGCTCGAGGAGCGACATCGCGCAGAGCCACGATGACCAGGAATACCTGTACTTCCTGTTCCAGCTCCGCGGGAACCTGCTCGTCGAGCAGGCCGGACGCGCGGCGCTCGCAACCCCCGGCTCTCTGGTGATCTACGACAGCGCAACCCCCTTCACGCTGCGCACCAAGGAGTACTACGAGCAGGCCGTCCTCGAGCTCCCCGCAGACGAAGCATTCGCGCGTGCCGGAGTCAGCCGCAGCGACTACCTGCTCGCGAAGACATTCGACTGCGACGGGGCGATGGGCTCAGTGGCGGCATTCTTCGTGAACCTCGCGCGGACCCAGGCCAGCGACCCCCACGGCGCGCACCGCCTCGAGCCCCAGGCACCCGCGCTGGGGGCATCGCTCATCGGCCTCCTCTCGCCTCCGCGCCCCCACGCCGACGCACCCGATGCGGCACGGCGCAGCCAGGTGCTGGCCTACATGCGCGCGCACCTGGCCGACCCCGATCTGGACTCCCAGGGCATCGCCGTCGGCCTACACCTCTCCCGGCGCACCCTGTTCCGCCTCTTCGAGGGGACTGGGGAGTCCGTCATGGGCCAGCTGCGCTCGCTGCGACTCGAGCGAGCGCGGGTGATGCTCCGCGCGCAGCCGGACAAGCCGATCTCCTCGATCGCGCTCGAGCTGGGCTTCTCCGGCCCCGTGCAGTTCTACCGGGCCTTCCGCACGACGGCCGGGATGACCCCAGGCGAGTACCGGGAGATCGCCGCTTTGGAAGGGACGCCGGCCCAGGCCGCCTCGGAACCTGGCTCATGA
- a CDS encoding alcohol dehydrogenase catalytic domain-containing protein — MALGRLGFPSAPEEIVMADNNRAVVFENARDMRVESLAFPKLEMPNGKSAPHGVILRIVATNICGSDLHIYRGSFPVPQGMVMGHEMTGEVIEVGTDVERVKVGDLVSVPFNVACGRCRNCKARHTEICENENVNPAVACGAYGFNLGDWTGGQAEYLFVPYADFQLLRFPDRDQAMEKIRDLALLSDILPTAFHGLMEAGAKPGSTVYIAGAGPVGRCGAAAARLLGASCIIVGDYYQDRLDLMKNNGCETIDLSQDVPLTDQIEAILGEPMVDCAVDYVGLEAHGIGREAEDMNPAYALNQVIDATRPGGATGVIGVYGPDPLAKSKAEQEGTFPIDFGKAWIKSPRISAGQAPIMHYNRELMMAILWDRMPYLSDMLNTKIISLDETPDAYATFDTGVSDKFIIDPHSLVPA, encoded by the coding sequence ATGGCGCTCGGGCGACTGGGATTTCCATCCGCTCCAGAGGAGATCGTCATGGCAGACAACAACCGCGCCGTCGTGTTCGAGAACGCGAGGGACATGCGCGTCGAGTCCCTCGCCTTCCCGAAGCTCGAGATGCCGAACGGCAAGAGCGCCCCGCACGGGGTCATCCTCAGGATCGTCGCCACCAACATCTGCGGCAGCGATCTGCACATCTACCGCGGGTCCTTCCCAGTGCCGCAGGGCATGGTGATGGGACACGAAATGACCGGCGAGGTCATCGAAGTCGGAACGGACGTGGAGCGCGTGAAGGTCGGCGACCTCGTTTCGGTTCCGTTCAACGTCGCCTGCGGACGATGCCGCAACTGCAAAGCCCGCCACACCGAGATTTGCGAGAATGAGAACGTCAACCCGGCGGTAGCCTGTGGTGCCTACGGGTTCAACCTGGGCGACTGGACCGGGGGCCAGGCCGAGTACCTGTTTGTCCCCTACGCCGACTTCCAGCTGCTGCGCTTCCCCGATCGGGACCAGGCCATGGAGAAGATCCGTGACCTCGCGCTGCTTTCGGACATCCTGCCCACCGCGTTCCACGGGCTCATGGAGGCCGGGGCCAAGCCGGGATCGACCGTGTACATCGCCGGCGCGGGCCCGGTCGGTCGCTGCGGGGCAGCGGCGGCCCGCCTGCTGGGGGCCTCCTGCATCATTGTCGGCGACTACTACCAGGACCGTCTGGACCTGATGAAGAACAACGGCTGCGAGACCATCGACCTCAGCCAGGACGTGCCGCTGACCGACCAGATCGAGGCCATCCTCGGCGAGCCCATGGTCGACTGCGCAGTCGACTACGTCGGCCTGGAAGCCCACGGGATCGGCCGGGAAGCCGAGGACATGAACCCGGCCTACGCCCTCAACCAGGTGATCGATGCCACGCGCCCGGGCGGAGCCACTGGAGTCATCGGCGTCTACGGCCCTGACCCGCTGGCGAAGTCGAAGGCCGAGCAGGAGGGCACCTTCCCGATCGACTTCGGCAAGGCGTGGATCAAGTCGCCGAGGATCTCCGCCGGACAGGCCCCGATCATGCACTACAACCGCGAGCTGATGATGGCCATCCTGTGGGACCGCATGCCCTACCTCAGCGACATGCTCAACACCAAGATCATCAGCCTCGACGAGACCCCCGACGCCTACGCGACCTTCGACACGGGCGTCTCGGACAAATTCATCATCGACCCCCACAGCCTCGTTCCCGCCTGA
- a CDS encoding excinuclease ABC subunit UvrA, whose translation MSEAAVPVPSGIPIVQPDVRVSGAREHNLKDVDLTVPRDATVVFTGVSGSGKSSLAFGTLYAESQRRYLESVAPYARRLIDQAGVPDVDSITGMPPAVALQQQRGGRTARSSVGSITTLSSLVRMLYSRAGDYPDDQPMLYAEDFSANTVQGACQRCHGIGQVYEVTEQKMVPDPSLTIRERAIASWPTAWHGHQLRDVLVALGYDVDVPWRKLRKKDRDWILYTEETPVVPVHSTLTLSEARAAIEAGEEYSYQGTFVGARRYVLDTFANTKSASMKRRVAQFLDVARCPSCHGKRLKPEALTVTFEGLDIAEFSQLPMRELLSLLDGVVADTASGNTGTGTSGEVLDAASRREAVEQRVAAGGSAHSAAPDVRRTPNQSAEKRAAAARVGAELIDRLRPIIDLGLGYLSLHRTTPTLSGGELQRLRLATQLTSELFGVVYVLDEPSAGLHPQDVTALLGILDGLKGRGNSLFVVEHSVEVMRHADWLVDIGPDAGERGGRIVYSGPTQGLAQVEESVTRGYLFGGSGLPPHVPRDPVGWLEMKGVTRNNLQDVSVSIPMGVLSAVTGVSGSGKSSLVSQALPALLSQCLGRTVPVDEAPEDDELLLADSPNRLEGTLTGDLTGVRRVVSIDSPLAARRARTWPPTQACSTVCAAASRRLPRRVPAATSPAGSPSTSLAAAARPARVRGR comes from the coding sequence ATGTCCGAAGCAGCAGTCCCAGTGCCCTCCGGGATTCCGATCGTGCAGCCCGACGTGCGGGTGAGCGGCGCTCGCGAGCACAACCTGAAGGACGTGGACCTGACGGTGCCCCGCGACGCGACGGTGGTGTTCACCGGCGTGTCTGGGTCGGGTAAGTCCTCGCTGGCGTTCGGCACCCTGTACGCCGAGTCGCAGCGGCGCTACCTCGAGTCCGTCGCACCCTACGCCCGCCGGCTGATCGACCAGGCCGGCGTCCCTGACGTCGACTCGATCACGGGCATGCCGCCGGCCGTGGCCCTGCAGCAGCAGCGGGGAGGGCGCACCGCCCGGTCCTCGGTGGGCAGCATCACCACGCTCTCGTCCCTTGTGCGCATGCTCTACTCGCGCGCTGGCGATTACCCGGACGACCAGCCGATGCTCTACGCCGAGGATTTCTCGGCCAACACCGTCCAGGGCGCGTGTCAGCGGTGCCACGGAATCGGGCAGGTGTACGAGGTCACCGAGCAGAAGATGGTGCCGGACCCCTCCCTCACCATCCGCGAACGGGCGATCGCCTCGTGGCCGACGGCCTGGCACGGTCACCAGCTGCGCGACGTCCTCGTCGCGCTCGGATACGACGTCGACGTCCCCTGGCGGAAACTGCGCAAGAAAGACCGCGACTGGATCCTCTACACCGAGGAGACCCCCGTCGTCCCCGTCCATTCGACACTCACGCTCTCCGAGGCTCGCGCTGCGATCGAGGCGGGAGAGGAGTACAGCTACCAGGGCACGTTCGTGGGTGCGCGGCGCTACGTGCTCGACACCTTCGCCAACACCAAGAGCGCCTCGATGAAACGCCGCGTGGCCCAGTTCCTCGACGTGGCGCGCTGCCCGTCATGCCACGGCAAACGGCTGAAGCCCGAAGCCCTGACCGTGACCTTCGAGGGGCTCGACATCGCCGAGTTCTCGCAGTTGCCGATGCGGGAGCTGCTCTCACTGCTGGACGGGGTAGTCGCGGATACCGCCTCCGGCAATACGGGGACGGGCACTTCCGGCGAAGTCCTGGACGCGGCCTCGCGGCGCGAGGCCGTCGAGCAGAGAGTGGCGGCCGGCGGTTCCGCGCACTCGGCCGCCCCCGATGTGCGCCGCACTCCGAACCAGTCGGCGGAGAAGCGGGCCGCGGCGGCGCGGGTGGGCGCTGAGCTTATCGACCGCCTGCGCCCGATCATCGACCTCGGCCTGGGCTACCTGTCCCTGCATCGGACCACACCCACTCTCTCCGGTGGCGAGCTTCAACGCCTGCGGCTGGCCACGCAGCTGACCTCGGAGCTGTTCGGTGTCGTCTACGTGCTCGACGAGCCTTCGGCGGGCCTGCACCCGCAGGACGTGACCGCATTGCTCGGGATCCTCGACGGACTCAAGGGCCGTGGAAACAGCCTTTTCGTGGTCGAGCACTCGGTGGAAGTGATGCGCCACGCCGACTGGCTGGTCGACATCGGGCCGGATGCGGGCGAGCGCGGCGGCCGCATCGTCTACAGCGGGCCGACCCAAGGCCTCGCCCAGGTCGAAGAATCCGTGACGCGGGGCTACCTCTTCGGCGGGAGCGGACTGCCTCCGCACGTCCCTCGTGACCCTGTCGGTTGGCTCGAGATGAAGGGTGTCACCCGCAACAACCTGCAGGACGTGTCCGTGTCGATCCCCATGGGCGTGCTCTCCGCCGTGACGGGTGTGTCCGGATCGGGCAAGTCCAGCCTGGTCAGCCAGGCGCTGCCCGCGCTGCTCAGCCAGTGCTTGGGGCGCACCGTGCCCGTCGACGAGGCTCCCGAGGACGACGAGCTGCTACTGGCGGATTCCCCCAACCGGCTCGAGGGCACCCTGACGGGAGACCTGACCGGCGTGCGCCGCGTCGTCAGCATTGACAGCCCATTGGCCGCACGCCGCGCTCGAACGTGGCCACCTACACAGGCCTGTTCGACCGTGTGCGCAGCCGCTTCGCGCAGACTCCCGAGGCGCGTGCCCGCGGCTACAAGCCCGGCCGGTTCTCCTTCAACGTCACTGGCGGCCGCTGCCCGACCTGCGAGGGTGAGGGGTCGGTGA
- a CDS encoding alpha/beta hydrolase — translation MRNRHRKRLAIATAAVLALSTNGTSSAVQASGTDSATNPGITAEQPRMLLVHGYGSAKDGKDCNNSTWADALTYYQSAGGRSRESMVTIGYYKGNTGQVGGQNKCDFVIGNKNADNSTSIRDIARDLANYIHDNYSPGNPVDIVAHSMGGLITRVAVLGTYEHWEGFPESVFVQDIVTLGTPHQGVRGGCPEDSWASDGDPCRQWNQMVPSDAGGSGFIDKLHESEPGAGDRGLDDAWASGIDWSLVGSEEDPTVSYRSAIDQGYFANQKYGYDEDRNNNGSQDCWSPEEVDHQTIRELAGSGGFCLRYWHDGSDGGPYTTDNGWSPLKTAFKAATHDGDDLPR, via the coding sequence ATGAGAAACCGGCACCGCAAGAGGCTGGCAATCGCGACAGCGGCCGTACTGGCACTATCCACCAACGGCACTTCGTCCGCTGTGCAGGCTTCTGGCACGGACTCCGCAACCAACCCGGGCATCACGGCCGAGCAGCCGAGGATGCTGCTCGTACATGGTTACGGCAGCGCTAAGGACGGCAAAGACTGCAACAACAGCACCTGGGCCGATGCCCTGACGTACTACCAGTCCGCGGGCGGCCGGTCCCGCGAATCGATGGTGACGATCGGCTACTACAAGGGCAATACCGGCCAAGTGGGCGGGCAGAACAAGTGCGACTTCGTGATCGGGAACAAGAACGCGGACAACAGCACTTCGATCCGGGACATAGCCAGGGATCTCGCCAACTACATCCACGACAACTACAGCCCGGGTAATCCCGTCGACATCGTGGCGCATTCGATGGGAGGGCTGATCACGCGTGTCGCGGTGCTCGGCACTTACGAGCACTGGGAGGGGTTTCCGGAGAGCGTGTTCGTACAGGACATCGTGACACTCGGCACGCCGCACCAGGGCGTGCGAGGTGGGTGCCCGGAAGACAGTTGGGCCTCGGACGGTGATCCGTGCAGGCAGTGGAACCAAATGGTGCCCAGCGACGCCGGCGGCTCGGGGTTCATCGACAAGCTGCACGAGTCCGAGCCCGGTGCTGGTGACCGCGGCCTTGACGACGCGTGGGCATCTGGCATCGACTGGAGCTTGGTCGGCTCGGAGGAGGATCCCACGGTGTCCTACCGCTCGGCGATCGATCAGGGCTACTTCGCCAACCAGAAGTACGGCTACGACGAAGACCGCAACAACAACGGGAGCCAGGACTGCTGGTCACCGGAGGAAGTGGACCACCAAACGATCCGAGAGCTCGCCGGATCCGGAGGCTTCTGCCTGCGCTACTGGCACGACGGTAGCGACGGAGGTCCCTACACCACCGACAACGGGTGGTCTCCGCTGAAAACGGCCTTTAAGGCCGCTACCCACGATGGAGACGACTTGCCGAGATGA
- a CDS encoding diaminopropionate ammonia-lyase, giving the protein MQPAGAYVNSSARFWGCPPPPGDVLTFHARLPDSSPTPLVELPGVADQLGVRRLFVKDKSTRLGLPAFKALGVFYAIYRVVSERTGGAVTPPTIDALRHRVASEGSFELVTATDGNHGRALARMARLIGLPAKIFVPAVVDAPAVHAIRDEGASVTVLEADYDETVRHAAADAARPDAVLVQDTSWPGYETTPQWIVDGYSTLFAEIDVQLASVDETGPNALAVPVGVGSLAQAAVTHYRSQNRTGIPTALIGVEPDTAACVQHSLSRSEITSVGTGATIMAGLNCGTPSTLAWPYLRHGLDAAMTVTDGESRAAVTDLAGLGVSSGPCGAAALAAVRTLFSDEAEQIRATLGLDNTSTVALLSTEGHRDA; this is encoded by the coding sequence ATGCAGCCCGCCGGTGCGTACGTCAATTCCTCGGCCAGATTCTGGGGTTGCCCTCCCCCACCGGGAGACGTCCTGACCTTTCACGCACGGCTGCCGGATTCGTCCCCCACGCCGTTGGTTGAGCTTCCCGGAGTCGCCGATCAGCTCGGCGTGCGACGGCTGTTCGTCAAGGACAAGTCGACGCGGCTGGGACTCCCCGCGTTCAAGGCGCTGGGCGTCTTTTACGCGATCTACCGCGTCGTATCCGAACGGACGGGTGGGGCGGTCACGCCTCCGACCATCGACGCACTCCGTCACCGCGTTGCCTCCGAGGGCTCCTTCGAGTTGGTCACCGCGACAGACGGCAACCACGGTCGCGCGCTCGCCAGAATGGCTCGGTTGATCGGCCTTCCTGCGAAGATCTTCGTCCCCGCAGTCGTGGACGCGCCCGCCGTACATGCCATTCGCGACGAAGGTGCCTCCGTCACCGTTCTGGAAGCGGACTACGACGAAACCGTTCGGCACGCTGCCGCGGACGCCGCGAGACCGGATGCGGTGCTGGTGCAAGACACGTCCTGGCCCGGCTACGAGACGACACCACAGTGGATCGTCGACGGCTACTCCACGCTGTTCGCGGAGATCGACGTTCAGTTGGCCTCCGTCGACGAAACCGGGCCGAACGCACTGGCCGTGCCCGTCGGCGTCGGTTCACTGGCGCAAGCCGCCGTCACTCACTACCGAAGTCAGAACCGAACCGGCATCCCGACGGCGCTGATCGGCGTAGAACCGGACACCGCGGCCTGCGTGCAGCACAGCCTGTCCCGCTCCGAGATCACCAGCGTCGGCACCGGCGCCACGATCATGGCCGGGCTGAACTGTGGAACACCGTCGACACTCGCATGGCCGTACCTGCGCCACGGTCTGGACGCCGCTATGACGGTCACCGACGGTGAATCCCGTGCTGCGGTCACAGATTTGGCCGGCCTCGGAGTGTCGTCGGGTCCGTGCGGAGCAGCCGCGCTCGCAGCAGTACGCACACTCTTCAGCGATGAGGCGGAACAGATCCGTGCGACGCTGGGACTGGACAACACGTCGACCGTCGCGCTGCTCAGCACCGAAGGACACCGGGACGCATGA
- the crcB gene encoding fluoride efflux transporter CrcB codes for MIRTSRSAGAVDRSAAVRRRVGTGTDGAVVIVVALGGGLGALARYGLWHVLPPPPGHFPLATFTANVLGCVLIGVLMVLITEVWSAHRLVRPFLGVGILGGFTTFSTYAVEFHELLRSGLVLGAVGYLTVTLLCALVAVILGVWGTRLGANLVRKSEAS; via the coding sequence GTGATCAGGACGAGCCGCTCGGCGGGCGCGGTCGACCGCAGCGCCGCAGTCCGGCGACGCGTGGGCACCGGGACCGACGGTGCGGTCGTGATCGTCGTCGCCCTCGGTGGCGGTCTCGGCGCACTGGCGCGTTACGGGCTGTGGCACGTGCTGCCCCCACCTCCCGGCCACTTCCCGTTGGCCACGTTCACGGCCAACGTGCTCGGCTGTGTGCTCATCGGTGTGCTCATGGTCCTGATCACCGAAGTGTGGTCGGCGCACCGGCTGGTGCGTCCGTTCCTGGGGGTCGGAATCCTCGGCGGTTTCACCACGTTCTCGACCTACGCCGTCGAGTTCCACGAACTGCTGCGCTCCGGACTCGTGCTCGGCGCCGTCGGCTATCTGACGGTGACGCTGCTGTGCGCACTGGTCGCCGTGATCCTGGGTGTGTGGGGGACCCGCCTGGGTGCGAACCTCGTTCGGAAGAGCGAAGCGTCGTGA
- the crcB gene encoding fluoride efflux transporter CrcB, whose translation MTAVLVFLGAGAGAALRYLTDRVVQRRHCGVFPWGTLAVNVVGSALLGTILGAGHLIPPAVTALAGIGFSGALTTYSTFSYETFRLIEDRAYSLAVRNIFGSVLGTCVAALVAYTATSAVV comes from the coding sequence GTGACCGCGGTGCTGGTCTTTCTCGGCGCCGGGGCGGGCGCCGCGTTGCGGTATCTGACCGACCGGGTCGTACAGAGACGCCACTGCGGAGTTTTCCCCTGGGGCACACTCGCGGTCAACGTCGTCGGTTCCGCGCTCCTCGGAACCATTCTCGGTGCCGGGCACCTCATTCCGCCCGCCGTGACGGCGCTCGCGGGCATCGGGTTCTCCGGCGCCCTGACCACCTACAGCACGTTCAGCTACGAAACGTTCCGCCTGATCGAGGATCGCGCGTACTCCCTGGCTGTCCGGAACATCTTCGGGAGCGTGCTCGGTACCTGCGTAGCCGCCCTCGTCGCCTACACCGCGACGAGTGCCGTGGTGTAG